CGGGCAGTCCCTGGTGACCTTCGGCCTCGAGCAGTTCGCCGGGGACGCGACGGTCGACGCCTGGGCCCGGGACAAGCGGGTCCTCGTGATCGGCGCCGGTTCGATGTCCTCGCTGGCCGCCGCCACCCTGGCGCGCGCGGGCGTGGCCGAGGTGGTCGTCGCCAACCGGACGTTCGACCGGGCCGAGCGGCTCGCCACGCTCCTCGTGGAGCAGTACGCGCGCGGTGCGGCGGAGGAGGGCGGCACCGGTGTGCCGGCCCGTGCCGTGCCGATCGACGCGGTGGCCGAGGAACTGACACGTGCCGACGTCGTGGTGTCGTGCACCGGTGCGACCGGTCTCGTGCTCCCCGCCGAGGTCGTCGCGACCGCGATGGAGGGGCGTGCGGTCCGCGTGCCCGGTCCCGCTCCGGCCGGCCCGGGTGCCGGTGTGCGCGGTACGGGTGACGCGGCCGTCGTACGGGGTGAACTGCCGCCCACCAGCGTCGGCACCGAGGAGAACTGTCCCCTCGACCCCGCCGCCGCGCAGAGCGCACAGGGTGTGCAGAGCGTGCAGGCCACCGCCGGGTTCTCCGTGCTCGGCGAGGCCGCCGTGGCCGGGATGGGCGCGGCCGAACTGGAACAGCACGCCGCCTGGGTGGACAAGGGTGTGTCGGCGACGGCCGCCGAGGGCCAGAGCGGCTCCGTCGCGCTGCTCGACCCGGCCGCCGAGGCCGAGGTCATCACCGCGCTCGCCGCCGCGGCGACCCTCCTCGGACGGGTGCCCGAGCGGCGCCGGCCCGAGCCCGTCGCCGAGGTGCCCCGGCCCACCCCCGTGCTCTCGCTGCTCGACCTCGCCATGCCCCGTGACATCGACGCCGCCGCGCACCGGCTGCCCGGGGTGCGGCTGGTGGACATCGAGTCCCTCGCCGAGGCGTCCGCGGACGCGCCGATGGCCGCCGACGTGGACCAGGTGCGACGGATCGTCGCCGACGAGGTCGCCGCCTTCGGCGCCGCGCTGCGGGCCGCGCACATCACCCCGACCGTCGTGGCGCTGCGCACGATGGCGGCCGACGTCGTCGCGGGCGAGATCGCCCGGCTCGACGGACGGCTGCCCGGCCTCGACGACAAGCAGCGCAGCGAGATCACCCAGACCGTGCGACGCGTCGTGGACAAGCTGCTCCACGCGCCGACCGTACGGGTCAAGCAGCTGGCCGCCGAGCCCGGCGGTGCCGGGTACGCGGACGCGCTGCGGACCCTGTTCGACCTGGACCAGGAGACGGTCGCCGCCGTTTCGCGGGCCGCGGGCCGGGACGCCGACAGCGACAACTTCGAGAGCGCCGAAAACAGAGGGCGAGCATGACTGAGCAGGCACTGAGGCTCGGGACCAGGCGGAGCAGACTCGCCATGGCCCAGTCCGGGCAGGTGGCGGACGCCGTGAGCCAGGTGACCGGACGGCCCGTCGAGCTCGTGGAGATCACGACCTACGGGGACACGTCCCGTGAGCACCTCGCGCAGATCGGCGGCACGGGCGTCTTCGTGACCGCCCTGCGCGACGCGCTGCTGCGCGGGGAGGTCGACTTCGCGGTGCACTCCCTCAAGGACCTGCCGACCGGGCAGCCCGACGAGCTCGCGCTGGCCGCCGTACCCGTCCGCGCGGACGTCCGTGACGTACTGGTCGCACGCGACGGTCTGACGTTCGCCGAGCTTCCGGACGGCGCGCGGATCGGTACCGGCTCGCCGCGTCGCATGGCCCAGCTGAACGCGTACGCGCGTGACCTCGGGCTGACGATCGAGACCGTTCCGATCCGCGGGAACATCGATACGCGCATCGGGTTCGTGCGAGCCGGGGAGCTGGACGGCGTCGTGCTCGCCGCCGCCGGGCTGCAGCGCGTCGGACGGACCGGTGAGGTGACCGACTTCCTGCCGGTCGACACAATTTTGCCCGCCCCCGGCCAGGGGGCCCTCGCGATCGAGTGCGCCGCGGACAACGCGGACCTCGTCGCCGCGCTCGCCGAGCTCGACGACCCGTACACCCGGGCCGCCGTGACCGCCGAGCGCTCCCTGCTCGCCGCCCTGGAAGCCGGTTGCAGCGCACCTGTGGGTGCCTTCGCCGACTTTCTGGCCGACGGGCAGACTGTCAAGGAATTGCGCCTGCGCGGCGTCGTCGGCACGACCGACGGCTCGACGCTGGTGCAGTTGTCCACCACCGGTCCCGTGCCCGAGACACATGACCAAGCAATGGCGCTCGGCCGTGAACTCGCTGCCGAGATGCTTGCCAAGGGCGCGGCCGGTCTGATGGGGGAGCGAGTACATTGAGCCCCACCACCCTTCCCATCGGCCTCGAACACGGGCACGTCACCTTCCTCGGTGCCGGACCCGGTGATCCGGGACTGCTGACTCTGCGCGCCGTGGAGGCGCTGGGGAACGCTGATGTCCTGGTCGCCGAACCCGAAGTGCTCGACGTCGTCCGCACGCACGCCAGACGAAACGTCACCGTGCTCGACACCGATACGGGCGCGAGCCCGGACACGCCTCAGCTGAAGGTAGTTGACGGCACGTCAGCCACCTCTGGCGTCCCCGCGTCGAAGGACGCGGCCAATATTGTCATGGAGGCCGCGAGGGGTGGCAGGCGGGTCGTCCGTGCGGTCTCGGGCGACCCCGGGCTCGACGCGTACGCGGCCGGCGAGATGCTCGCCTGCGCCGCGGCGGGTGTGCCTTTCGAGGTCGTGCCGGGTGTCGCCGCCGCCGTGGGTGTGCCCGCGTACGCGGGTGTGCCGTTGCGGGACGCCGAGGGTGCGGACGTGCGGTTCGTCGACGCCCGTACCGCGTCCGCGCGGTGCTGGGCCGAGGTCGGGGCGTCGGACGGGACCGTGGTCGTCTCCGCCGCTCTCGACTCCGTGGGTGCGGCGGCTGGGGAGCTTGTCGCCGCCGGACGTAAGCCCGATACGCCGATGACCGTCACCGTCGCCGGTACCACCACGCGCCAGCGGACCTGGTGCGCGACGCTCGGCACCATCGCGCAGACGCTGAAGCAGGCCAAGGTGCTGCCCTCTCCCGAGGGCGGCCGGCCGGTGATAGCCGTGGTCGGTGAGCGTTCCTCCGCCGCTCAGCGTGAGCAGCTCTCGTGGTTCGAGTCCAAGCCGCTGTTCGGCTGGAAGGTGCTCGTGCCGCGTACGAAGGAGCAGGCGGCGTCGCTCTCCGACCAGCTGCGGTCGTACGGGGCCGTGCCGCACGAGGTGCCCACGATTGCTGTCGAGCCGCCGCGTACGCCTCAGCAGATGGAGCGGGCGGTCAAGGGGCTCGTCACCGGGCGGTACGAGTGGATCGCCTTCACCTCGGTGAACGCCGTCAAGGCCGTGCGGGAGAAGTTCGAGGAGTACGGGCTCGATGCGCGTGCCTTCGCGGGGATCAAGGTGGCTGCTGTGGGTGAGCAGACCGCGAAGGCGTTGATCGCTTTCGGGGTCAAGCCCGATCTGGTGCCCAGTGGGGAGCAGTCCGCCGCGGGGCTGCTCGAGGACTGGCCGCCCTATGACCCCGTTTTCGATCCGATCGACCGGGTTTTCCTGCCTCGGGCCGACATCGCCACCGAGACGTTGGTGGCCGGGTTGATCGAGCTCGGGTGGGAGGTCGACGACGTCACCGCCTATCGGACGGTGAGGGCTTCGCCGCCGCCTGCGGATACTCGTGAGGCGATCAAGGGGGGCGGGTTTGATGCCGTTCTCTTCACCTCGTCCAGCACGGTGCGGAATCTGGTGGGTATTGCCGGAAAGCCTCACAATGTGACTGTGATCGCGTGTATCGGGCCCGCTACGGCCAAGACCGCCGAAGAACACGGGTTGCGCGTCGATGTCATGTCGCCCGAGCCGTCCGTGCATCGGCTGGCCGAGGCGCTGGCGGAGTTCGGGCTTCGGCGGCGGGCCTCCGCGGTCGAGGCGGGTGACCCGGTCACCCGGCCCAGCGAGCGGCGGCCGGGGTCCCGTCGGAGGCGTACCACCACGTAGGTGCGCGCCGTTTTCGTCGGTGCGTCCACCGGTTTCGGGGTGGGGTCGGGGCCGTGCCGGTACGTCGGGTCCGTCGCCTTCCGGGTGTACTGCCGTATGCCTGGAAGTGTGGGGTTTTTTGCAGGAGCCCTATGCGACGGACCCGACGTACCGGCACGGCCCGCTCCCGTTGCGTGGCTGTGCTGGCTCCGACTGGGCGTCGGTAAAGGTGGTTCCGGGGCGGGCGTAGCGTGGATGTATGACGAGCTACGGATCCTTCCCTGGTACGCGGCCTCGGCGGTTGCGGGGCAGTTCTGTGATGCGGCGCATGGTGGCCGAGACCCGGCTGCACCCCGCCGACTTCATCCTTCCCGCCTTCGTGCGGGAAGGGGTGACCGAGCCTGTGCCGATCGCGGCCATGCCGGGGGTCGTGCAGCACACCCGGGACAGTCTGAAGAAGGCCGCCGCCGAGGCGGTGGCCGCGGGGATCTCCGGGATCATGCTGTTCGGAGTGCCGGAGGAGTCGAAGAAGGATGCCGTGGGGACGGCCGGGACCGACCCTGACGGGATTCTGCAGGTCGCCCTTCGGGATGTGCGCAGCGAGGTCGGGGACGAGCTGCTGGTGATGTCCGATCTGTGTCTCGACGAGACCACCGATCACGGGCACTGCGGGGTGCTGGACGCGGAGGGGCGGGTCGACAACGACGCCACCCTGGAGCGGTACGCCGAGATGGCTCAGGTGCAGGCCGACGCGGGGGCGCATGTCGTGGGGCCCAGCGGGATGATGGACGGGCAGGTCGGGGTCGTCCGTGACGCTCTCGATCAGATCGGGCGCGAGGACGTGGCGGTGCTCGCCTACGCCGTCAAGTACTCCTCCGCGTTCTACGGCCCCTTCCGGGAGGCCGTCGGGTCGTCGCTGAAGGGCGACCGGAAGACCTACCAGCAGGACCCCGCGAACGCGCGTGAGTCGCTGCGGGAGCTGGCGCTCGATGTGGAGGAGGGCGCCGACATGGTCATGGTGAAGCCCGCCGGGCCCTACCTCGACATCCTGGCGCGCGTCGCGGACGCCGTGGACCTGCCCGTCGCCGCGTACCAGATCTCCGGGGAGTACTCGATGATCGAGGCCGCCGCGGAGAAGGGGTGGATCGACCGGGACAGGGCGATCCTGGAGACGCTGACGGGCATCAAGCGGGCGGGTGCGCGCAACATCCTGACGTACTGGGCGACGGAGGTCGCGCAGAAGCTGCGTTGAGTGCGCACCGATGGGGGACACGACCTGTTCCCGCGCGGTGGATCCGGGACGTCTAGAAAGGTGCGGTCGGTGGCGGGGGACGAGTTCGGTGAGCTGTTGGGGCAGCTGAAGGAGCGGTCCGGGCTCAGTTACGGGGTGTTGGGGAAGCGGCTGCACATGAGTGCGTCCACGCTGCACCGGTACGTCAACGGGGATGCCGTGCCGACGGACTACGCCCCGGTGGAGCGCCTCGCGCGGGTGTGCCGAGCGACCCCCGAGGAACTGGTCGAGCTCCATCGGCGGTGGGTTCTCGCGGACGCGCTGCGTAGGCAGAGGCCGAGCGGAGGAGCTGCGGGGGCAGGGCGTGAGGCCGCGGCCGGGGAGGAGCCTGCGGCTGCGGTGGAGGCTCCGGCAGCGGTCGCTTCCGAGGGGGTGCGGGAGGAGTCGCCGGGCGCGGCCGGTCCCGACGATCTGCTGGTCTCTCCCCGGGTTACTTCTCCGGGCTCGCGACGGCGGCGCACCGTTGTGCTCGCCGGTGCCGCCGTGGCCGCCGCCGTCGTGTCGGTGGCGCTCGTCGCGCGGGTCGTGGCGGGCGACGGAGGTGACGGAGACCAGCGGGCCGATGGGGCCCTCGCGTCCGCCGACGACCGTCCACGCGCCGGCGCGTCCGCCGGGGCGAAGGGCAAGTCCGCTTCGCCGTCCGCCTCGCGCTCGGCGCGTTCCTCGGTGTCCGCGGCCCCCTCCGCCTCGCGGAGTGGCGGAGGGGCCGGGGCGGCGGGTGCCGGGGGCGTGGCAGGGGCCACCGCGCCCGTCGTCGCCGTCAATCCGTACAAGTGGGACGGCCCGTGCAGTCAGCACTATCTGATCGACCGTGAGCCCGAGAAGGTGCCCCCGCCGCCGAGTGAGCCCGACGCGCGCGGATGGGTCAACGCGCTCGGCGGGGTCGCCGCCGGGCAGCAGATGCTCGCGCTGACCGTCCAGGGCAGCGGGAAGGCCACCGTCGTCCTGGACGATCTGCATGTGCGGGTGGTGGACAAGAGCGCGCCGCTCGCCTGGAACGACTTCGCGATGGGCGTCGGGTGCGGGGGCGGGGTGGAGACCACGTCGTTCGCCGTGAACCTCGACGACGGGCGACCCGACACCTCGCCCCGGGCCGGACAGCGCGACTTCCCGTACAAGGTGAGCGAGTCCGACCCCGAGGTGTTCTACATCTTCGCGGACGCCCGGACGTACAACGTGAGCTGGTATCTGGAGCTGGAGTGGTCGAGCGGGGGGAAGAAGGGGACCGTACGCGTCGACGACGACGGCAAACCCTTCCGGACGAGTGGGAACGTGGGGCGGCCCGCCTACGACTTTCCACTCGGCGACTCGGCCTGGGGGCGCGACCCGTACGAGCCCGACGTGCGCGGCTGAGCGTCCCCGGCCCGACCACGCGGCGCCCGTGCCCGAGGAGCCCGAGGCGGGTTACTTCGGCGGCCTCGACGGCATCGAGAAGGTCCGCTACCGGGACATCAACGATGTGACGGACGCCGACATCGACGTGTACGCGGGCACCGGACGCAAGCCCTGAGAGCGCGGCGGCGGGGTCGGGCGGTCAGTCCCACCAGAAGGTCCAGGAGCGTGCGCCCAGCACCTCGCGCTCGGCATACGCCCGCAGCGAGGCATGGCCGCCCTGGGTGATGTCGGCCGGGCAGAACGCGTAGTGCTCGGCGGCTATCGCCTCCGCCTCGGCCGCGGTCCTGGGCGGGGCCGCGACGGAGACGATCAGCTGGTCGTAGGTGAGTGCCACGACCCGGACGCCGAATCGGTCCTCCCAGGAACGCAGGACCGCGCACAGCTCCGCCACGTCGTCGGTGAGACCGACCGGACCGCACCAGCCGATGGCGGCCGGGATGTCCGCGCTGCGGCGGGCCGGGACGAGCGCGAGGCGCGGCTCCTCCAGCCGACTCGGGCCGCCCACGAGCGCGTCCGCCACCTCGGCGGCCCACACGTCCGGGTCGACGTCCACAACGCCTGCCGCGGCGAGGCCGGGCCAGTCGGCGTCCTGCGCCTGGGCCGAGTGCTCCTCCCAGAGGTCCGCGAGGACCTCCTCGGCGTCGTGGTCGCCCGGATAGGACGCGAGGTCCGGGTCCAACTCCCACTTGTCCGGGTGCGGTTCGCTGCCCGTGCGCCCGCCGACCAGGACCGGGCACAGGCCCGCCGTGCGGCGCGCGGACGCGAGGCGCAGCCAGTCGCCCGGCGCCGCCGGGGCGTCGGCGCGCCACAGCAGTGGTTCGTCCCAGGAGCCCTCGACCGTCGTGTCGAGCAGGGCGCCGGGCGGGAGGTCGAGACCGAGCGAGCGGCCGGCCGGGTCGGCCGCGAGCGTCGGCAGCTGGTTCGGAAGAGTGGCCATGTCCGTGACTCTAGAGCCCGCCACTGACAACGGCCTCGGAGCGCGGGACGGGGCGGGCCGTCAGTCGGTGCCGAACCAGGTCCGCGCGAGCGAGTCCAGCGTCGGCTCGGGCGGCTTC
This sequence is a window from Streptomyces ortus. Protein-coding genes within it:
- a CDS encoding glutamyl-tRNA reductase; the encoded protein is MSLLVVGLSHRSAPVSVLERAALSADAQVKLLQDTVAAEPAAEAAVLATCNRIELYADVDKFHAGVAELSTLLAQHSGVGLEELTPYLYVHYEDRAVHHLFSVACGLDSMVVGEGQILGQIKDALATSQELHSAGRLLNDLFQQALRVGKRAHSETGIDRAGQSLVTFGLEQFAGDATVDAWARDKRVLVIGAGSMSSLAAATLARAGVAEVVVANRTFDRAERLATLLVEQYARGAAEEGGTGVPARAVPIDAVAEELTRADVVVSCTGATGLVLPAEVVATAMEGRAVRVPGPAPAGPGAGVRGTGDAAVVRGELPPTSVGTEENCPLDPAAAQSAQGVQSVQATAGFSVLGEAAVAGMGAAELEQHAAWVDKGVSATAAEGQSGSVALLDPAAEAEVITALAAAATLLGRVPERRRPEPVAEVPRPTPVLSLLDLAMPRDIDAAAHRLPGVRLVDIESLAEASADAPMAADVDQVRRIVADEVAAFGAALRAAHITPTVVALRTMAADVVAGEIARLDGRLPGLDDKQRSEITQTVRRVVDKLLHAPTVRVKQLAAEPGGAGYADALRTLFDLDQETVAAVSRAAGRDADSDNFESAENRGRA
- the hemC gene encoding hydroxymethylbilane synthase, with the protein product MTEQALRLGTRRSRLAMAQSGQVADAVSQVTGRPVELVEITTYGDTSREHLAQIGGTGVFVTALRDALLRGEVDFAVHSLKDLPTGQPDELALAAVPVRADVRDVLVARDGLTFAELPDGARIGTGSPRRMAQLNAYARDLGLTIETVPIRGNIDTRIGFVRAGELDGVVLAAAGLQRVGRTGEVTDFLPVDTILPAPGQGALAIECAADNADLVAALAELDDPYTRAAVTAERSLLAALEAGCSAPVGAFADFLADGQTVKELRLRGVVGTTDGSTLVQLSTTGPVPETHDQAMALGRELAAEMLAKGAAGLMGERVH
- a CDS encoding bifunctional uroporphyrinogen-III C-methyltransferase/uroporphyrinogen-III synthase — its product is MSPTTLPIGLEHGHVTFLGAGPGDPGLLTLRAVEALGNADVLVAEPEVLDVVRTHARRNVTVLDTDTGASPDTPQLKVVDGTSATSGVPASKDAANIVMEAARGGRRVVRAVSGDPGLDAYAAGEMLACAAAGVPFEVVPGVAAAVGVPAYAGVPLRDAEGADVRFVDARTASARCWAEVGASDGTVVVSAALDSVGAAAGELVAAGRKPDTPMTVTVAGTTTRQRTWCATLGTIAQTLKQAKVLPSPEGGRPVIAVVGERSSAAQREQLSWFESKPLFGWKVLVPRTKEQAASLSDQLRSYGAVPHEVPTIAVEPPRTPQQMERAVKGLVTGRYEWIAFTSVNAVKAVREKFEEYGLDARAFAGIKVAAVGEQTAKALIAFGVKPDLVPSGEQSAAGLLEDWPPYDPVFDPIDRVFLPRADIATETLVAGLIELGWEVDDVTAYRTVRASPPPADTREAIKGGGFDAVLFTSSSTVRNLVGIAGKPHNVTVIACIGPATAKTAEEHGLRVDVMSPEPSVHRLAEALAEFGLRRRASAVEAGDPVTRPSERRPGSRRRRTTT
- the hemB gene encoding porphobilinogen synthase, with amino-acid sequence MTSYGSFPGTRPRRLRGSSVMRRMVAETRLHPADFILPAFVREGVTEPVPIAAMPGVVQHTRDSLKKAAAEAVAAGISGIMLFGVPEESKKDAVGTAGTDPDGILQVALRDVRSEVGDELLVMSDLCLDETTDHGHCGVLDAEGRVDNDATLERYAEMAQVQADAGAHVVGPSGMMDGQVGVVRDALDQIGREDVAVLAYAVKYSSAFYGPFREAVGSSLKGDRKTYQQDPANARESLRELALDVEEGADMVMVKPAGPYLDILARVADAVDLPVAAYQISGEYSMIEAAAEKGWIDRDRAILETLTGIKRAGARNILTYWATEVAQKLR
- a CDS encoding helix-turn-helix domain-containing protein; this encodes MAGDEFGELLGQLKERSGLSYGVLGKRLHMSASTLHRYVNGDAVPTDYAPVERLARVCRATPEELVELHRRWVLADALRRQRPSGGAAGAGREAAAGEEPAAAVEAPAAVASEGVREESPGAAGPDDLLVSPRVTSPGSRRRRTVVLAGAAVAAAVVSVALVARVVAGDGGDGDQRADGALASADDRPRAGASAGAKGKSASPSASRSARSSVSAAPSASRSGGGAGAAGAGGVAGATAPVVAVNPYKWDGPCSQHYLIDREPEKVPPPPSEPDARGWVNALGGVAAGQQMLALTVQGSGKATVVLDDLHVRVVDKSAPLAWNDFAMGVGCGGGVETTSFAVNLDDGRPDTSPRAGQRDFPYKVSESDPEVFYIFADARTYNVSWYLELEWSSGGKKGTVRVDDDGKPFRTSGNVGRPAYDFPLGDSAWGRDPYEPDVRG
- a CDS encoding DUF4253 domain-containing protein, with translation MATLPNQLPTLAADPAGRSLGLDLPPGALLDTTVEGSWDEPLLWRADAPAAPGDWLRLASARRTAGLCPVLVGGRTGSEPHPDKWELDPDLASYPGDHDAEEVLADLWEEHSAQAQDADWPGLAAAGVVDVDPDVWAAEVADALVGGPSRLEEPRLALVPARRSADIPAAIGWCGPVGLTDDVAELCAVLRSWEDRFGVRVVALTYDQLIVSVAAPPRTAAEAEAIAAEHYAFCPADITQGGHASLRAYAEREVLGARSWTFWWD